In Panacibacter ginsenosidivorans, the following proteins share a genomic window:
- a CDS encoding L-threonylcarbamoyladenylate synthase: MLLHVHPDNPNPRHIKTITECLQDGGVIIYPTDTIYGLGCDIFQHKAIERISKIKNVQPEKAQLSFICYDLSDLSQYTKSISTPLYRLLKSYLPGPYTFILPASKEVPKILKSKKNTIGLRVPDNNIARTIVHELGHPILSASLPGEMVEEYTDPDMMYENFKNLVDIVIDGGAGGMEPSTVIDCTKEPYEIIRMGAGVWEEME; encoded by the coding sequence ATGTTACTACATGTACATCCGGATAATCCAAATCCGCGACATATAAAAACAATTACCGAATGTTTACAGGATGGTGGTGTCATCATTTACCCTACCGATACCATATATGGTTTGGGATGCGATATTTTTCAACATAAAGCCATTGAACGTATCAGTAAAATAAAAAATGTGCAACCCGAAAAAGCGCAGCTTAGTTTTATATGTTATGACCTTAGCGATCTTAGCCAATATACAAAAAGCATCTCGACTCCTCTATACCGATTATTAAAAAGTTACTTACCGGGGCCTTATACTTTTATTTTACCGGCCAGTAAAGAAGTGCCTAAAATTTTAAAGAGCAAAAAAAATACGATAGGGTTACGTGTACCTGATAACAATATTGCAAGAACAATTGTACATGAGTTAGGTCACCCTATTCTTTCAGCATCACTGCCGGGAGAAATGGTAGAAGAATATACAGATCCGGATATGATGTATGAAAACTTCAAAAACCTTGTAGATATTGTTATTGATGGTGGTGCCGGAGGTATGGAGCCCTCTACTGTTATAGATTGTACAAAAGAACCTTATGAAATAATAAGAATGGGTGCAGG